AAATGATTGCCAAAGGGATAGCATTGCCTATCTATCAAATACCAACGTATCAATATTCAATCTATATCACAACAGAAAAAGATGTGAATATTCCAGAGGATTGGGAACAGGTTTATCTTTATAAAGATTGGTTTATTACAATCGGAACAGATGATAAACTTTGCTTTTCTTCCTTTGAGTTTTTTGAAGAACACCGTGATTTGATAGCTAAAAGTCAATGTGTGTTTATGGGAGAAGTATTTGATATAAATGATAACCCACATTCGTTTTATCATTCTGATGAAATACAAATGCCCAAAGGTAATTATCGCTTTGACATTTACGGGTTAAAACGAAAACACCCTTACTCGGAAACAGACAGAGAAAACTGCAATAAAAATTATGCCTATCTATTTGCTTTCCGAAAAGACAATAACGACAGCAACGAGAATTTAGAGCGGTGTGATAATGATACTCACATTTTTAGCATAGAAGAATATTTGGAAGAAGTTCATAACAAGGAAAGATAACCCCTAAACGGTGTTCCTTTCCAAACCATTATAAACAATAGTGCAAAATATGAAACAGAAAATATACCATATCATTATCTTTTTACTCTTTTGGTGTTGTGGAGTAGCCTATTCACAAAATCCCAAAGCGGATATTTTGCAGCAAGACCTTTCGGGCTTGTTTGACAATTTAAGCATGATTGGCATATTAGGAGAAGATTGTAGCCGAATTGATATTCATATTACCGAAGTTCGGAAAATGGATAGTAGAGAATATGAGATAAAGGGTATCAGTCGTACCCGATTATCCGTAATCTGTCCGTTTAAGGGAAAGGTTTGTATAGATAGCATTTCTTCCTGTTTCCAAATGATAAAAAGTGAATATACGGAATTGGACGGTTTCATATACGGGTATTACTCGTTTGCGGAATACGGAGATAAACGATATAGCGGTACATTCTCCGGTTCTTTCAAGCAGGGGTATCGGATGAGCGGACAGCAAATAGAGAAAGGACGGAATGAAATAGCAGAACTGAAATTGAACTTATCTGAATATCGGGGTAAGTGGAAATCCGCAAAGGGACTGACAAAAGTCTGTTCTTGGGCAGATGAGATTATACCCGATACTCCTGCAAACTTCTGCCTGTTTAATGATGCAGGTGAATGGATTGTATCACCGAAATATCGTAAGAATGGTTGGGAAAATCTATATAATGCCTATCACAATGAAAATCTGACAACGGACGAGATACAAAAGGCTCGTGAGGTGGAAGAACAGGAATGGTGGGTAAATAAAAGCCAATCATGCAAAGTAATTTGAGTTTATAACAAAGCGTGATAACGCTTACAGCGTTCCCCGCTTAGCCATTACTGACAATTATATAATTGATGTTTTGTAACAGTCGCTTATGAAAAAGATTATTGACTATTTATTTTATAGATATTATTTGATTTGCTTAAAAAATGAGGAATTTCCACGTTTTGGTGCAGCCTGCATCTTATCGGAAGTTATTTCAATAACTTATATGTTCGCATCTTTTTTGTTTTCATTTTTCTTGACAGGAAATTTCTTTTTTTCGTACATATCCAAACTAACAACACTTGTTATATGGATAATCGGCTTTATACTTCCTTGGATTGGTGTATACATATATTATAATAAGAAAAGGACTCTTGTATTATTTAAGAAATTTCAAGACAATATTTATAATGCCAAATATTCAGATAAGGCGGTATTAAGTATCAGGTATATTATACTTATTGTCGGTCTTCTTTTAATGCTCTTTCTTTATCAGTTTTAAATATCGAGCAAGTTATGAAGTATCAATAATTTATCGGATTGAGAAATATAAATAAGTTAGTAACAACAAAAGATAGCATCTAACGATGCTCCTTTCTAACCATTAGCTGTAATTATATGACATGAAAATCTATGAGAATAAAATATTGAGAATACTTGGATTTATTTTTATTTGGATTTATGTATTCGGTATGGGCATTTGTTTTGCCAGAAGGTGGTATGCCATTGGAATACCGGGAGTGGTTTTATTACTTGTATGGTTAAATCACAATCTTATAGGTGCAGCTATTCGTAGATATAGAGCAAGGCAGGCAATCAAACAGATAAAAAAGCATGGAACACGATTATCGGTTGATTTAAGCCAATGTAAAGTCTGTGCGCAGAAATGGAGTAGCAAGAAATCAAGGATGCAAGAGCCAGTCTTTAAGGTATTCAATTCATGGGAAACCCAGTTTTGGAATGGTGTTAGCGGCTCTTTGTTTCCTGACATTTATCATAGTGAACAAGTAGTGTCCACTGCAATATGCACCGTGACGTACACCACTCCATACAAAGGAAAGACAAAAACATTTCGCAGTGATGCAATTTTGAAGGAAAAAGTTTCATTGGAAATGCTATTGCAATATTATGGAGTGGCAACGATTTACATAAATCCGAAGAATGACAATCAATATTATTTTGATTTGGATTTTCTAAAATAGATATAGCTAACAACGCAGGATAGCGGACAAGCCGTTCCCTGCTAACCATTATGAATAATAAAGGAATAAAAAATACAGATAACTATTTTGAACGAGTGAAGCAACGTGCAAACCGGACGAATTACAGATACTATTTTTTTGACTACCTATATTTCAAAGGAGAGGTTTGGGGCAAGAAGATAGGACGGATGTCAGGTTTTATACTGCTGTTTTGGTATTGGTGGTGGGTAGTAGTTCTGCCCGGCAACTTTCTCCTGATTAACAGTGTACCGCAATGGTCGTCCTTACATCTTGGTTATTTAGGTACAATGTTTTTGCTTATTTGTGTATTTATTCTTGCACGATACAGGAAAGCCCGTGTACAGGCATTGTTGAACCGCTACCGCCGCTCTAAGCATATCAGCGCAGTACAGGCATATTTTCTGTTCCTGCTACCCTTTGTACTTTTCTTCTTAGAAACATGGCTGTTCGATGAATGGGGGTGGACGGATTGCGTGAGGTGGAACAAATGATATGTCATTCATATATAAAACATCAGATATGGAACAACGGATTACATCATTATTGCTTCCCGCTCCCGAAGCGGAGCTGGAAGCGTCCTGCAAGGAACTGGACGAAAAGGTAACATGGCTGCTGCACAACAGCCGGAAAATGGACAACTACTTGGAACTTGAACCGTTCAGCAAGGACGGGCGGCTGTGCGCCCACGTGTGCGACACGCTCAAAAGCCTGCCGGAAACGCCGACACTGGCGACATACAAGGACTACAAGGCAATCATCATCCTGCTGGGTATGTCCACCACCCGTTACGCCATACTGGACGAACTGGCGGAACAGCACCGCAAGCGGGACGACATACCCGAACTGACCGCCTACTGCGATGCGCTCCACTGGATGCGACCGGGACGGCAGTACCTCTGCAACGTGTACAACACGGTATGCCACGCTTTCCACCTGCTGCGGAGAAACCCGGTGAGGGACAACCGACTGCTGGTGACGGAAAAGGAGCTGCGCCACGCCGAACGGATGCTGCCGGAACTGGGCAGGCAGACGTTCACCGAAATGGTACGTCTGAAAGGCTACATGGTCTATGATGCCGAGCAACTGGCGGACAAATGCGGCATGGAATACGGCTCGTTCCGGCGAAAGGTAAAGAAAATGACCGGGTACACGGCTAAGGAATGGGTGATAAAGGAACGGGTAAAGGACGTGGAACACTACCTGATGAACACAAACCTCACGCTTACCGAAGTGGCGTTCACCACCGGGTTCGCATCGACATCGAACCTGAACGACTTCTGCAAGGCGTATCTTTTAGATACCCCCGGAGAAATACGCAGAAAAGCGCAGGAAACAAGAAAATGCACAGTTACAAGAACGTAATGTGAAAAATCAAGAATAAAACAGATTTTTTATGCCCGTAACTTTGTGCTTCATAAAAGATAAGCACAAGGTTATGGAACATAAGATACTGTTGGAAACATACTTCGCCGGACTGCTTCAAAAAGTGGAATGGCAGATACAGGAATACGAGGACACCGCAGCGGACACGCTGACGCTCTGCCGCCTGTGCGTGGACTACCTGCAAGAGATACTGGGCGAACTCAAAACCTTTATAATCTCCTACCCGTTCGCCAGCACGGAAGAAGAAATACACTTCTTCAAGGAACTGAAACCGCTTTTAGCAAGCAAAATCATCTATTACAACACCGTTTACAAGATAGAGGTGCGCTTCCCCAGCGGCAGCGAGGACGTGCAGCGGGACTACCTGCTGTCGGAAACCGACCGGATTTCAAAGTCGTTCCAGCGGAACTTGGCGTTCTACCAGTACCACCGCACGAAAGCCACCTACTTGGACAGGCAGTATTTCATGCGTGGGAAGCCTGACATACAAATCATTGTGGACAGTTTCTATTACGAAACAGACCCACAGTTCAGCACCAGTCACGACTTCAAGGTAGCCAAGATTTTAGCCAACGAATTGCTGGAAATATACCTCACCAACCGACTGCACGAGCTGGAACGCCGGGAACAGCGCAAGCGGGTGAAGAACGGCTTCACGGGAAAGGTGCTGCGCTGGACGGGGACGAAAAGGGCGTTGGTGGAGCTTGTCTACGCACTGGACGCCTGCGGCTGTCTGAACAAGGGAACGGTTGAGATAAAGGAGATTGTAGCCTATTTTGAATATGTGTTCGACATCGACCTCGGCGACTTCTACCATACCTACATGGAACTCAAAGCCAAGACCAAAGACCGCACGGGCTTCCTCTCCACCCTGAAAGAAAGGTTGCTGCTGCGCATGAGGGAGCAGGATTAGGCAACCGTGCTTTAACAAAATTTATTTCGCCACAGGTGGGTTCGCCTGTGGCGTTTTATTTTTCAGGACACCCGAACTTTGCGGCAAATC
This portion of the Bacteroides acidifaciens genome encodes:
- a CDS encoding helix-turn-helix domain-containing protein is translated as MEQRITSLLLPAPEAELEASCKELDEKVTWLLHNSRKMDNYLELEPFSKDGRLCAHVCDTLKSLPETPTLATYKDYKAIIILLGMSTTRYAILDELAEQHRKRDDIPELTAYCDALHWMRPGRQYLCNVYNTVCHAFHLLRRNPVRDNRLLVTEKELRHAERMLPELGRQTFTEMVRLKGYMVYDAEQLADKCGMEYGSFRRKVKKMTGYTAKEWVIKERVKDVEHYLMNTNLTLTEVAFTTGFASTSNLNDFCKAYLLDTPGEIRRKAQETRKCTVTRT
- a CDS encoding RteC domain-containing protein — translated: MPVTLCFIKDKHKVMEHKILLETYFAGLLQKVEWQIQEYEDTAADTLTLCRLCVDYLQEILGELKTFIISYPFASTEEEIHFFKELKPLLASKIIYYNTVYKIEVRFPSGSEDVQRDYLLSETDRISKSFQRNLAFYQYHRTKATYLDRQYFMRGKPDIQIIVDSFYYETDPQFSTSHDFKVAKILANELLEIYLTNRLHELERREQRKRVKNGFTGKVLRWTGTKRALVELVYALDACGCLNKGTVEIKEIVAYFEYVFDIDLGDFYHTYMELKAKTKDRTGFLSTLKERLLLRMREQD